In Mesorhizobium sp. 113-3-3, a genomic segment contains:
- a CDS encoding nucleotidyltransferase family protein, with translation MKAVIQCGGMGTRLRPFTSVLPKPLMPIGARPVLELLLKWLRRNGIEEVYITTGYLGHLIRSVCGDGSQWNLKIRYTQEMEPLGTIGPLSLIRDELNDTFVVLNGDVLTDLSLSRFVAAHRMHKDPVTIATACRLIKMDFGVIDEIDNAVQLFREKPTLSHLVSMGIYCMNPDVLRFIPSGIPFGFDDLMLQMMQGGTTVHVYKHDGLWLDIGRVDDFQNAQAIAWEEQSTSIEVAAAAA, from the coding sequence ATGAAAGCGGTGATTCAATGTGGCGGGATGGGTACACGCCTTCGGCCCTTCACGTCGGTCCTGCCGAAACCCTTGATGCCGATAGGGGCCAGGCCTGTTCTTGAGCTGCTTCTGAAGTGGCTGCGGCGCAACGGCATCGAAGAGGTCTATATCACGACCGGTTATCTCGGGCATCTGATCCGCAGCGTCTGCGGCGACGGATCGCAATGGAATCTGAAGATCAGGTACACGCAGGAAATGGAGCCATTGGGGACCATCGGGCCTCTCTCTCTGATCAGGGATGAACTGAACGACACATTTGTCGTGCTCAACGGCGATGTTCTCACCGACCTGAGCCTCAGCCGGTTCGTGGCCGCGCACCGCATGCACAAGGACCCGGTTACGATCGCCACGGCCTGCCGTCTCATCAAGATGGACTTCGGCGTCATCGACGAGATCGACAATGCCGTTCAGCTCTTCCGGGAAAAGCCGACGCTTTCCCATCTCGTCAGCATGGGAATTTACTGCATGAACCCGGATGTCCTGCGCTTCATTCCTTCCGGCATCCCATTCGGATTCGATGACCTGATGCTGCAGATGATGCAGGGCGGCACGACCGTGCACGTGTACAAGCATGACGGTCTCTGGCTCGACATCGGTCGCGTCGATGACTTCCAGAATGCGCAGGCGATTGCCTGGGAAGAGCAGTCGACCTCGATCGAGGTCGCGGCTGCGGCCGCATGA
- a CDS encoding LuxR C-terminal-related transcriptional regulator: MYRIVIADDHGLYRRGLRLALMAGIPSAEIFEAACFDAVVNLLEEQASIDLAILDLNMPGLFNQEVLSDVLSAYPDTRFAIVSGDDSRSEILTALSIGLHGYIVKSQKDEEVVLAVNEILAGRIYVPSLLSRTSADQRSYAALPSAKNPIRQRVGSSDLGRLTSRQKDVLKLMAEGYSNKEIARNLDIAEATTKIHAAAILRELGVRNRTEAAVLLQSWLSRNVS, from the coding sequence ATGTATCGGATCGTCATCGCCGACGATCACGGCTTGTATCGGCGCGGCCTCCGGCTGGCACTTATGGCTGGAATTCCAAGCGCCGAAATATTCGAGGCCGCGTGTTTCGATGCTGTGGTCAATCTTCTGGAGGAGCAGGCATCGATCGATCTCGCGATCCTCGACCTGAACATGCCTGGCCTGTTTAACCAGGAGGTGCTCAGCGACGTTCTCTCTGCGTATCCCGACACACGTTTTGCCATCGTTTCCGGGGACGATTCCCGCTCGGAAATCCTGACCGCTCTTTCGATCGGGCTTCACGGCTACATCGTCAAATCGCAGAAAGACGAAGAAGTCGTGCTGGCGGTGAATGAGATCCTTGCGGGGCGGATCTATGTACCATCACTCTTGTCTCGCACGTCTGCCGACCAGAGATCGTATGCCGCCCTGCCCTCGGCGAAAAATCCAATCCGTCAGCGCGTGGGCTCAAGCGATCTTGGCAGACTGACATCGAGGCAAAAGGACGTCCTCAAGCTGATGGCGGAAGGGTACTCGAACAAGGAGATCGCCCGCAATCTGGACATTGCCGAAGCGACAACGAAAATCCACGCCGCCGCCATTCTGCGCGAGCTCGGGGTGCGAAACCGGACTGAAGCAGCCGTTTTGCTGCAAAGCTGGCTGTCGAGAAATGTGAGTTGA
- a CDS encoding sensor histidine kinase, which translates to MVAIAATLLMAAAGLWMRRVLNGQLSAEDWTGAIFLLVSGGLVASVFHRLRQDLQGALEVAETRLAAIDAAESRYRWAFERAALGFANANRRGELLQSNRRLFEMTGYGEKELARLKLEGLVLPEDRDAVRALLKDLDNGAASSAADIRVLRKDGKAFWARMSLSSSRPDEASTESVFVVVDDISERRAAREALRAQKEWLDLALSAGRLGTWRIDIKEGTVAGSGKFWDILGLPSKPVRPLEELSAVIHPADWPKLAAPAKPSSAVNYDVEIRVRRTDGHVRWVALRGRQEEHGDRAVRIGVAADLTERRQTTLLRAAVKKRERIMLEDRHRFSNLFPVITALVRMINVPENDVAKYKEMLIDRIRTLEATHLILSRHTSLSGMLHDLVAQELQPFKETRDISISGPSLTVPSGVAESFAMILHELTTNSVKHGALRDSQGKVEVKWQFASDGAGDDLMFDWVESGRRKNANVVRHGFGSMIIGVDGTPLVGHSPKLEISEYGLRYSLRISRKEIEL; encoded by the coding sequence TTGGTTGCCATCGCCGCAACGCTTCTCATGGCCGCCGCCGGTCTGTGGATGCGACGCGTCCTGAATGGCCAACTCTCCGCGGAAGACTGGACCGGCGCCATCTTCCTTTTGGTCTCGGGCGGCCTGGTCGCGTCCGTGTTCCACCGCTTGCGACAGGATTTGCAAGGCGCGCTCGAGGTTGCAGAAACGAGGCTCGCCGCCATCGACGCAGCCGAGAGCCGCTATCGTTGGGCGTTCGAGCGCGCGGCCTTGGGTTTTGCAAATGCCAATCGACGCGGCGAACTGTTGCAATCGAACAGGCGTCTTTTTGAGATGACCGGCTACGGAGAAAAGGAACTTGCCCGGCTGAAGCTGGAAGGGCTCGTTCTTCCCGAGGATCGAGATGCCGTGCGGGCCTTGTTGAAAGATCTGGACAATGGCGCCGCGTCGTCCGCGGCCGATATTCGCGTGTTGCGCAAGGACGGCAAGGCATTCTGGGCCCGTATGTCGCTGTCCTCGTCGCGGCCTGACGAGGCATCCACCGAGAGCGTGTTCGTGGTGGTCGACGATATTTCCGAGCGGCGAGCCGCGCGCGAGGCTCTTCGGGCTCAGAAGGAATGGCTCGATCTCGCTCTGTCGGCCGGACGCCTGGGCACGTGGCGAATAGATATCAAGGAGGGGACAGTCGCGGGCTCCGGCAAGTTCTGGGACATTCTTGGCCTGCCCTCCAAGCCCGTCCGCCCTCTGGAGGAACTCTCGGCCGTGATCCATCCGGCCGACTGGCCGAAATTGGCTGCCCCGGCAAAACCCTCATCGGCGGTGAACTACGACGTCGAGATTCGTGTCAGGCGGACGGATGGGCACGTACGCTGGGTTGCTCTGCGCGGACGGCAGGAAGAACATGGCGACCGCGCAGTGCGCATCGGGGTGGCGGCCGACCTGACCGAACGTCGGCAGACCACGCTTCTTCGCGCCGCCGTAAAGAAGCGCGAGCGCATCATGCTCGAAGACCGCCATCGGTTCAGCAATTTGTTCCCGGTGATCACGGCCCTGGTAAGGATGATCAATGTTCCCGAGAACGACGTTGCCAAATACAAGGAGATGCTGATCGATCGGATCAGAACGCTGGAAGCGACGCATCTCATCCTGTCTCGTCATACCAGCCTGTCGGGGATGCTCCACGATCTCGTGGCTCAGGAATTGCAGCCCTTCAAGGAGACACGGGACATATCGATCAGCGGCCCCTCACTCACGGTTCCAAGTGGCGTTGCCGAGAGCTTTGCGATGATCCTTCACGAACTGACGACAAACTCGGTGAAACACGGCGCGTTGCGTGACTCTCAAGGCAAGGTCGAGGTCAAGTGGCAATTCGCATCCGACGGCGCAGGCGACGATCTCATGTTCGATTGGGTGGAATCTGGACGTCGGAAGAACGCAAACGTCGTGCGCCACGGGTTCGGGTCCATGATAATCGGCGTGGACGGCACGCCGCTTGTCGGGCATTCCCCGAAATTGGAAATATCGGAATATGGGCTGCGATATTCGTTGCGGATATCGCGGAAGGAAATTGAATTGTAG
- a CDS encoding helix-turn-helix transcriptional regulator, with the protein MTLIERRNETVAASQYIVLKDVRHTRPINLSDRPDAKPGGPQRRSLESITGMLDRIGCGYLVLDRDRKVIEWNAAAQDTLERQGEAADTAVELSAGLRRLVANVPVHFQPGSLSWVVIRSRGDRPVILNETGVVTPDGTSIVALLDRENTSAANPQTLQRMFGLTSAETQLALRLAQGDAPLEIARSWHLSRTTIRSQLASLFAKTETRRQAELVALLGRISVLP; encoded by the coding sequence ATGACACTGATCGAGAGGCGCAACGAGACCGTTGCGGCCAGCCAATACATTGTACTCAAAGATGTTCGTCACACACGTCCGATAAACCTGTCGGATCGACCGGACGCCAAACCTGGCGGACCACAGCGACGCAGTTTGGAATCCATAACCGGCATGCTTGACCGCATCGGCTGCGGCTATCTCGTGCTGGACCGCGACCGGAAAGTCATCGAATGGAACGCAGCCGCGCAGGACACGCTTGAGCGCCAGGGCGAAGCGGCCGACACGGCCGTCGAGCTGTCCGCGGGGCTAAGGCGGCTGGTCGCGAATGTTCCGGTCCATTTCCAGCCGGGCTCCCTCTCATGGGTGGTGATCCGCAGCAGAGGCGACAGGCCCGTGATCCTGAATGAGACGGGCGTCGTCACACCCGACGGCACGAGCATCGTCGCATTGCTGGACCGGGAGAACACATCGGCGGCCAACCCTCAGACCTTGCAAAGGATGTTCGGTCTGACCAGCGCGGAAACGCAGCTGGCGTTGCGCCTGGCGCAAGGCGATGCGCCCCTGGAGATCGCCCGCAGCTGGCATCTCAGCCGCACCACGATCCGCTCCCAGCTTGCCTCGCTGTTCGCCAAGACCGAGACAAGGCGTCAGGCTGAACTGGTGGCTCTTCTGGGGCGCATTTCGGTCCTGCCATGA
- a CDS encoding NAD-dependent epimerase, producing the protein MKLARAGPIIVTGAAGFIGFHVASRLLRRGLVVIGVDNFTPYYDVGLKEARFAQLCAEPRFTPMRMDLADQALVKALFSDFKPSHFVHLAAQAGVRYSLADPHAYVQSNIVAFLNVLEGCRHAGVSHLVYASSSSVYGANRNIPFSEHHGASHPVSFYAATKSANECMAHSYSHLFGLPVTGLRFFTVYGPWGRPDMAVYTFTHAIAEGRTIEIANAGRVWRDFTYIDDIVEGVVRVLAAPPRPDPDWDSRAADPATSSAPYRIYNIGNDRPEEINRLIAIIETALGRRALRVNVPLPPGDVLKTRADVSDLRRAVGFAPATALEDGVQRFVEWYRDFHASPLDRERQAFVRA; encoded by the coding sequence TTGAAACTTGCGCGCGCGGGGCCGATCATCGTCACAGGTGCCGCCGGATTCATCGGGTTTCATGTCGCGTCGCGGCTTTTGCGGCGCGGCCTTGTCGTCATCGGCGTCGACAATTTCACGCCCTACTACGACGTCGGGCTAAAGGAGGCGCGATTTGCGCAACTCTGTGCCGAGCCGAGGTTTACCCCCATGCGGATGGACCTGGCGGACCAGGCGCTGGTGAAAGCCCTGTTTTCAGACTTCAAGCCATCGCACTTCGTGCACCTCGCCGCCCAGGCCGGGGTGCGTTATTCGCTCGCCGACCCGCATGCCTATGTGCAGTCGAACATAGTCGCGTTTCTCAATGTGCTGGAGGGCTGCCGGCACGCCGGCGTCAGCCATCTCGTCTATGCCTCGTCGAGCTCCGTCTACGGCGCCAATCGAAACATACCGTTTTCCGAGCACCATGGCGCCAGCCATCCGGTCAGCTTCTATGCCGCGACCAAAAGCGCAAACGAATGCATGGCGCATTCCTACAGCCACCTGTTCGGCTTGCCGGTGACCGGATTGCGCTTCTTCACCGTCTATGGTCCCTGGGGCAGGCCTGACATGGCGGTCTATACGTTCACCCATGCCATCGCCGAGGGGCGGACGATCGAGATTGCCAATGCCGGCCGCGTATGGCGGGATTTCACCTATATCGACGACATCGTGGAGGGCGTGGTTCGCGTGCTCGCCGCGCCACCTCGTCCGGATCCGGACTGGGACAGCCGCGCGGCTGATCCGGCCACCAGTTCGGCGCCATATCGGATCTACAATATCGGCAATGACCGGCCCGAAGAAATCAACCGTCTGATCGCGATCATCGAGACCGCCCTCGGCCGCCGCGCCCTTCGCGTCAACGTACCTTTGCCTCCAGGTGACGTCCTGAAAACCCGCGCCGACGTCAGCGATCTCCGCCGTGCCGTCGGCTTCGCACCGGCGACGGCACTCGAGGACGGCGTGCAACGTTTCGTGGAATGGTATCGGGATTTCCATGCAAGCCCCCTCGACCGGGAACGACAAGCGTTCGTTCGGGCATAG
- a CDS encoding oligosaccharide flippase family protein, which translates to MIIEFFGPPGSGKTTFAHTLAEQLRGKGYNAKVALSYKPSTRAGSFDLGIFLFVSRIVSALFSTAGILLSSIGRLDDISGSLSMVRLIPPKKRIWRARIWRYILHLSRRWNAAKKSPEIVIFDQGYVQAIGSLAMFNGGTDREALEKALSLAPPADLTVRLVVPSAVVESRLRQRMENEPPAERIFEADLNVNMSSFGVFESINDLLAISGRKVFSAENADSQSGLKSICKVEKQVISALSRMDKACANRDQESAPVAHAGFIDSRVSRKSPGHPAGGVPTATPRRNKDVGSRLARASVFALLIYIGGAGLTSLAQLAIARLIGPRDYGIYAYVLAWTSVLAYLATLGFNVSLLRFVPAYRANGRLDLARGVIKFALQRSLLAATLFGMAGAGLVLFFSEQAQPDHTQRGLELSILLGMAAVPLITAYAIGATLVRAFGGVVSALLPERIVRDGLLLILVAIMAKSGLWAVHAPEVMLAVLASSAITVGLVFITARKLEPPGLRQAQPAYEPRGWWLAVPPLMLITGLDVFVSRAGVLVLGWTNHIREAGIFALALNVAMLVGLSRIAVATMFSPTAADLHARGDQKGLQQLFARATLLSAGGAIVVAIPMMLIAEPFLAFFGEGFAAGAPIARVLILGYVFVALCGPQQNLLAMTGNEWAAATTMIAGAAANIIACAVGVEIYGPIGAAVGVALALAIWNVAMAVYIGKRLKILPGLVSAVLSIRLSAIGGQQWNWLLRAGK; encoded by the coding sequence ATGATCATTGAATTTTTCGGACCGCCAGGGTCCGGCAAAACAACATTTGCGCATACGCTCGCCGAGCAGCTGCGTGGGAAAGGCTATAACGCCAAGGTCGCTCTCAGCTACAAGCCCAGCACCAGGGCCGGGAGCTTCGATCTTGGCATCTTTCTGTTCGTCTCAAGAATAGTATCGGCGCTATTTTCGACCGCGGGAATATTGCTTTCGTCAATCGGGCGACTGGACGATATTTCCGGTTCGTTGTCGATGGTGAGGCTGATACCGCCAAAGAAGCGAATATGGCGCGCCCGAATCTGGCGATATATCCTGCACCTCTCGCGTCGCTGGAATGCCGCGAAGAAATCACCGGAAATTGTCATATTCGATCAAGGATACGTTCAGGCGATTGGATCGCTGGCGATGTTCAATGGAGGCACCGACCGCGAAGCGCTCGAAAAGGCGCTCAGCCTCGCGCCGCCGGCCGACCTAACCGTCAGGCTGGTGGTGCCGTCCGCGGTCGTGGAGAGCCGCCTGCGGCAGCGGATGGAGAACGAGCCGCCGGCGGAACGGATTTTCGAGGCCGACTTGAACGTCAACATGAGCTCCTTCGGCGTGTTCGAATCCATAAACGATCTCCTCGCGATTTCTGGCCGAAAAGTCTTTTCCGCCGAGAACGCCGACAGTCAATCAGGCCTCAAAAGTATTTGTAAGGTCGAGAAGCAAGTCATTTCCGCGCTTTCACGGATGGATAAGGCATGCGCAAATCGAGACCAGGAAAGCGCACCCGTTGCGCATGCCGGATTTATCGATAGTCGCGTGTCTCGGAAGTCTCCGGGCCATCCCGCCGGTGGTGTTCCAACGGCCACACCTCGGAGAAACAAGGACGTCGGCTCGCGGCTCGCGAGGGCGAGCGTCTTCGCCCTCTTGATCTATATCGGAGGTGCCGGGCTGACCAGCCTTGCACAGCTGGCCATTGCTCGCCTCATCGGACCTCGCGACTACGGCATCTATGCCTACGTTCTGGCCTGGACCTCCGTGCTCGCCTATCTGGCGACGCTTGGTTTCAATGTGTCATTGTTGCGTTTCGTGCCCGCCTATAGAGCCAATGGCAGGCTTGATCTGGCGCGAGGGGTGATAAAATTCGCCCTGCAGAGATCACTTCTAGCGGCGACGCTGTTCGGGATGGCGGGTGCTGGCCTTGTCCTCTTCTTTTCAGAGCAGGCGCAACCGGATCATACGCAAAGAGGACTTGAGCTAAGCATCTTGCTTGGCATGGCGGCCGTGCCCTTGATTACCGCCTATGCCATTGGCGCCACGCTGGTGCGTGCCTTCGGCGGCGTCGTCTCGGCGCTGTTGCCGGAGCGCATCGTGCGAGACGGGCTGCTGCTCATACTGGTGGCGATCATGGCCAAGTCCGGATTGTGGGCGGTGCACGCGCCGGAGGTGATGCTGGCGGTGCTGGCAAGTTCCGCCATTACGGTCGGGCTGGTGTTCATCACCGCCAGGAAGCTCGAGCCACCTGGCCTGCGGCAGGCTCAGCCCGCTTACGAACCGAGGGGATGGTGGCTTGCCGTCCCGCCGCTCATGCTCATTACCGGTCTCGATGTTTTCGTCAGTCGCGCCGGCGTTCTGGTGTTGGGCTGGACCAACCATATTCGCGAGGCCGGTATATTCGCCCTGGCGTTGAACGTGGCGATGCTTGTGGGACTTTCCCGCATCGCTGTCGCTACCATGTTTTCGCCTACGGCAGCCGATCTGCATGCCAGGGGCGATCAAAAAGGCCTGCAGCAGCTGTTCGCGCGGGCAACTTTGCTGTCCGCGGGCGGCGCCATCGTGGTGGCCATCCCGATGATGTTGATTGCCGAGCCGTTCCTGGCCTTCTTCGGCGAGGGCTTCGCTGCCGGAGCGCCGATCGCGCGGGTTCTCATTTTGGGCTATGTTTTTGTTGCGCTGTGCGGGCCTCAGCAGAATCTGCTGGCGATGACCGGAAACGAATGGGCCGCGGCAACGACCATGATCGCCGGTGCGGCGGCCAACATCATAGCCTGCGCCGTGGGCGTCGAGATATACGGCCCAATTGGCGCCGCTGTCGGTGTCGCGCTTGCCCTGGCCATCTGGAACGTTGCCATGGCCGTCTATATCGGCAAGCGACTGAAAATCCTGCCTGGTCTGGTGTCTGCCGTGCTCTCGATCAGGCTGAGCGCGATTGGCGGCCAACAATGGAACTGGCTGTTGAGGGCCGGCAAATGA
- a CDS encoding GumC family protein — MEGSIASRARLPRATQMAVATLDTNPRMRRPPREPVQPPSPFHQLVVTLATRKWLLLAVALLGGILAGLAGFARPVLFEATTQIIIDAPSTGTSNATATAQDSLDSSIDDHLTMLSSQAHLRRVLAALRQPQAADIAAKSGISAVPPTGSSFVGNLLNRIWSRGKPAAESPEAADAAALKTLWSGMRVGQELRSRVITIGFTDASPARAALVANIFAQVYIEDLVQKRRASDQRELESLVASLPQVQRDLVDATDRLETYRLTHGAVDQSAANNAANETAELGRQIFLSKANLSASESRLRHIEDLRKAGAPVSAIAEEIGSPVLADLVARQSGTTADDALGKAISLEIEQGIARIAAEANVYRAQVAALEDRKRVQDSAVADTANQLSGLRALEPQVAIVTQHYNELLARQQDLIRRIAAPSPGVAVLSTAWPPSNSKTLSRIFLVPPGMIVFGLMAAVFVLVRNMFNQTLRGEAEAEAELGIPCVGLLPKVSGLHARQLRHLVLGQQNSPFSRAATSLLVTAAPTQGRGQPPHMILVTSSILDDGKTELAWSLALAATRLGGRVLFLDLDRKDTRLTNEFRGEFGTIKAHNSFGDYVSERCVLQDAITRMPEIGIDLMAAPAPSDDLLTLLSTVDKSQFTEELLSVYDVVIINGPLGLGGPETRLLKRWADAVLFAVRWAKTRRSIARGVLESLRAGGSVTVPVGSVLTQVNLKRYAGSRFEDNADLLLERV; from the coding sequence ATGGAAGGTTCCATAGCCAGCCGCGCCAGGCTTCCGCGTGCAACGCAAATGGCCGTCGCCACGCTCGACACCAATCCGCGGATGAGGCGACCGCCACGCGAGCCCGTGCAGCCGCCGTCTCCCTTCCATCAACTCGTCGTCACCCTGGCGACGAGAAAATGGCTCCTGCTTGCCGTCGCCCTGCTGGGCGGCATACTGGCCGGCCTCGCGGGCTTTGCTCGCCCGGTGCTGTTCGAGGCGACGACCCAGATCATCATCGACGCCCCAAGCACCGGCACTTCGAACGCCACGGCGACCGCTCAGGACTCGCTGGATTCGAGCATCGATGACCACCTGACGATGCTCTCGTCGCAAGCCCATCTGCGTCGGGTTCTCGCGGCATTGCGTCAACCGCAGGCAGCCGACATCGCCGCAAAAAGCGGCATCAGTGCCGTTCCACCCACCGGAAGCTCGTTCGTGGGCAATCTGCTGAACCGGATCTGGTCGCGGGGCAAGCCCGCGGCGGAAAGTCCGGAAGCCGCGGATGCCGCCGCGTTGAAGACGCTGTGGAGCGGTATGAGGGTCGGACAAGAGCTGCGCTCACGCGTCATCACCATTGGCTTCACCGATGCCAGTCCGGCGCGTGCCGCGCTTGTCGCGAACATATTTGCTCAGGTTTACATCGAAGATCTCGTACAGAAACGGCGTGCATCGGATCAGCGCGAACTGGAATCGCTGGTCGCCAGCCTGCCGCAAGTACAAAGGGATCTGGTCGACGCGACGGATCGGCTGGAGACGTACCGGCTGACGCATGGCGCTGTCGATCAAAGTGCGGCCAACAACGCAGCCAATGAGACAGCGGAGCTAGGCCGACAGATCTTCTTGTCGAAGGCAAATCTTTCCGCATCGGAATCGCGTCTTCGCCATATCGAGGATCTGCGAAAGGCGGGCGCGCCCGTCTCGGCCATCGCCGAGGAAATCGGGTCGCCCGTGTTGGCCGATCTCGTGGCGCGCCAGTCGGGCACGACTGCGGACGACGCTCTGGGCAAGGCGATCTCCCTTGAAATAGAACAGGGCATCGCGCGCATCGCCGCCGAGGCAAACGTCTACCGCGCCCAGGTTGCGGCCCTCGAGGACCGCAAGAGGGTGCAAGATTCGGCCGTCGCCGACACCGCGAATCAACTTTCCGGCCTGCGTGCCCTTGAGCCGCAGGTGGCCATCGTCACGCAGCACTACAATGAACTCCTTGCACGGCAGCAGGATCTGATACGGCGCATCGCCGCTCCCTCGCCAGGTGTAGCGGTCCTGTCGACGGCATGGCCGCCGTCAAATTCCAAGACCCTGTCGAGAATTTTCCTGGTTCCACCCGGCATGATCGTGTTTGGCCTGATGGCGGCGGTCTTCGTCCTGGTCCGCAACATGTTCAACCAGACCTTGCGCGGCGAAGCCGAAGCCGAAGCCGAACTTGGAATCCCGTGCGTAGGACTGCTTCCCAAGGTTTCGGGACTCCATGCCAGACAGCTGCGGCATCTGGTTCTGGGCCAGCAGAACTCGCCGTTCAGTCGTGCCGCGACATCCCTTCTGGTCACCGCGGCGCCAACTCAGGGAAGGGGGCAGCCGCCGCATATGATCCTCGTGACGTCCAGCATCCTTGACGACGGCAAGACAGAGTTGGCGTGGAGCCTGGCGCTGGCGGCAACGCGACTGGGAGGAAGGGTGCTTTTCCTCGACCTCGACCGCAAGGACACGCGCCTTACGAACGAGTTTCGTGGCGAATTCGGCACCATCAAGGCTCACAACTCCTTTGGCGACTATGTGAGTGAACGCTGCGTGCTCCAGGACGCAATCACGAGAATGCCGGAAATCGGCATCGATCTCATGGCTGCCCCAGCACCTTCGGATGATCTGCTGACGCTTCTGTCCACGGTCGACAAATCCCAGTTCACCGAAGAACTGCTCTCGGTCTACGACGTCGTCATCATCAACGGGCCGCTGGGACTTGGAGGCCCCGAGACCAGGCTCCTGAAGCGCTGGGCCGATGCGGTGCTTTTTGCCGTTCGCTGGGCCAAGACGAGGCGCAGCATCGCCCGTGGTGTTCTGGAGTCGCTCCGGGCCGGTGGATCCGTCACCGTTCCAGTCGGGAGTGTCCTTACCCAAGTGAACCTGAAGAGGTACGCCGGTTCCAGGTTCGAGGACAACGCAGACCTTCTGTTGGAGAGGGTTTGA